One Natrinema halophilum genomic window carries:
- a CDS encoding TRAM domain-containing protein, translating into MAGPVVLGAGGLLVLVIGSVLFKRARGRNRSAGERRSKDRHEAAQKREPPVDIGDTVTVAISEFTDHHSGERRAVGKVEGFVVFVEDVPDDCEVTDPIRISILSFNRGHTSATARYLEAA; encoded by the coding sequence ATGGCTGGCCCAGTAGTACTCGGCGCGGGTGGACTTCTGGTCCTCGTAATCGGCTCCGTATTGTTCAAACGGGCTCGCGGCCGAAATCGATCGGCAGGCGAGCGCCGATCGAAGGACCGCCACGAGGCAGCACAGAAACGCGAGCCGCCGGTCGATATCGGCGACACTGTGACGGTCGCCATCAGCGAGTTTACCGACCATCACTCCGGCGAACGACGAGCGGTCGGAAAAGTCGAGGGATTCGTCGTCTTCGTCGAAGACGTTCCCGACGACTGCGAGGTGACCGACCCGATTCGAATCTCGATTCTTTCGTTCAACCGCGGTCACACGTCGGCGACGGCGCGATATCTCGAGGCTGCGTAG
- the tgtA gene encoding tRNA guanosine(15) transglycosylase TgtA, with protein MRECFELRDTDAGGRIGDLAVPRAGVTVETPALLPVINPNLDTISPRRLADEFGAEILITNSYIIHGDDTLRERAIEQGLHEMLDFPGAIMTDSGSFQLSEYGEIDVTTEEILAFQREIGSDIATPVDIPTPPDVSRERAEAELEMTQERLEIADAADTGEMLISAPVQGSTYSDLRERAGSHAEETDLDVFPIGAVVPLMNDYRYDDMIDVVAAAKRSLGADAPVHLFGAGHPMMFALAVAIGCDLFDSAAYALYARDDRYLTVRGTRALEDIEYLPCSCAVCTEHSPDELRSLPPNERETELAAHNLHVTFAEIRRIKQAIRAGNLLELVEQRARAHPTMLDGYRALLDHAAQLERSDPVSKGSFFYTSHESARRPEILRHHQRLERLSVPDSLLLTVDRSAPDDGFDEVWRVQPPFGPFPRALSKSYPLTAEVPKRTDRAALEAAAAGITRLVEANPNASVTLAHRGWPTGVLETVPESVQLLDLLAE; from the coding sequence ATGCGCGAGTGCTTCGAACTACGGGACACCGACGCCGGCGGACGGATCGGTGATCTCGCCGTCCCGCGTGCCGGCGTCACCGTCGAAACCCCGGCGCTCCTCCCGGTGATCAACCCGAACCTGGATACTATCAGCCCTCGACGCCTCGCTGACGAATTTGGCGCCGAGATCCTCATCACGAACTCCTATATCATCCACGGCGACGATACCCTCCGCGAACGCGCCATAGAGCAGGGTCTCCACGAGATGCTCGACTTCCCCGGCGCGATCATGACCGACTCGGGTTCGTTCCAGTTATCAGAATACGGTGAAATCGACGTCACGACCGAGGAGATCCTCGCCTTCCAGCGCGAGATTGGCTCCGACATCGCCACCCCCGTCGATATCCCGACGCCGCCGGACGTCTCCCGCGAGCGCGCCGAAGCCGAACTCGAGATGACCCAGGAACGCCTCGAGATCGCCGACGCGGCCGACACGGGAGAGATGCTCATCAGCGCGCCCGTCCAGGGATCGACCTACTCGGACCTCCGCGAGCGTGCCGGCAGCCACGCCGAGGAAACTGACCTCGACGTCTTCCCGATCGGCGCGGTCGTCCCGCTGATGAACGATTACCGATACGACGATATGATCGACGTCGTCGCCGCCGCCAAACGCAGCCTGGGTGCTGACGCCCCTGTCCACCTCTTCGGCGCAGGCCATCCCATGATGTTCGCGCTCGCGGTCGCGATAGGCTGTGACCTGTTCGATTCGGCGGCCTACGCGCTGTACGCCCGCGACGACCGCTACCTGACCGTGCGAGGCACTCGAGCGCTCGAGGATATCGAGTACCTCCCCTGTTCCTGTGCCGTCTGCACCGAACACTCTCCTGACGAGCTCCGGTCGCTCCCCCCGAACGAACGCGAGACGGAGCTCGCAGCCCACAACCTCCACGTCACATTTGCCGAAATCCGTCGGATCAAGCAGGCGATCCGCGCCGGCAATCTGCTCGAACTCGTCGAGCAACGCGCCCGCGCTCACCCGACGATGCTCGACGGGTATCGCGCATTGCTCGACCACGCCGCCCAACTCGAACGCTCTGATCCCGTCTCGAAGGGCTCGTTTTTCTACACGTCCCACGAAAGTGCACGTCGCCCGGAAATCCTGCGTCACCACCAGCGCCTCGAGCGACTCTCCGTTCCCGATTCGCTGTTGCTAACCGTCGATCGGTCCGCACCTGACGACGGGTTCGACGAGGTCTGGCGAGTCCAACCCCCGTTCGGTCCCTTCCCACGGGCCCTCTCGAAGAGCTACCCCCTCACCGCTGAGGTCCCGAAACGAACGGATCGGGCGGCCCTCGAGGCCGCAGCCGCCGGCATCACTCGACTCGTCGAGGCCAATCCGAACGCGTCGGTTACGCTCGCTCATCGAGGATGGCCGACGGGAGTCCTCGAGACGGTCCCCGAGTCGGTCCAACTACTCGACCTCCTGGCTGAATAG
- a CDS encoding PQQ-binding-like beta-propeller repeat protein, translated as MSEYKRRDVLKTSTGAVLIAGGSAVGSGTVTGAETDSDFLSLPETGQPEGWTSYQGNSKNASYIENGHEFDGNALETVWVNDQSYTRPTFKNSQIATTDATVYTGYSAGNAEGVAALNADDGSIKWKNETVAGTDPAVDDESVFVRKPYGIVALDRSDGQISWEVTFDENQGPSEDNFLWWTPKYGKASVPNVAYGAVYTTVNGSLYALETDDGTVRWQIEHATEDRIFDTTPAAANGLVYASAVGELLALDPTTGEIQWKLDEDFQAEDSLSRSVESVAVSSATFALDRRVDPVVGLYDIETQEVITRGIDGDRVAHGENVSIIRHYKGGLTAIDIESGEKLWRNSNVTAQPIIVGDTVYTYENEEIIALSKHDGTKQWTYTPALPDDDSRDFLDLVVSGDMMYLVGDGVVAMRDMSDTTGSESGGTGNDGADGAGDGTESGGADTGDGTESESSDTRNGTESDDFESETPAVDDSNATETNESTGGTSDSKADSSGSDDETEKTPGFGVVGGLAGTVGGAVLAARRLVSSDDLPE; from the coding sequence ATGTCTGAATACAAGCGGCGCGACGTTCTGAAGACGAGTACGGGTGCAGTACTCATCGCTGGTGGGAGTGCGGTAGGAAGCGGGACTGTCACTGGCGCTGAGACGGACAGCGATTTCCTGTCTCTTCCGGAGACGGGTCAACCCGAGGGGTGGACATCGTACCAGGGGAATTCGAAGAATGCGAGTTACATCGAGAATGGCCATGAATTCGATGGCAATGCACTCGAAACAGTGTGGGTGAACGATCAATCGTATACGAGGCCGACCTTCAAAAACTCTCAGATAGCCACAACAGACGCCACCGTGTACACGGGGTACTCCGCAGGTAACGCCGAGGGTGTCGCCGCACTCAATGCCGACGATGGGTCGATCAAGTGGAAAAACGAGACCGTTGCTGGCACCGATCCAGCGGTGGACGATGAATCGGTCTTCGTCAGGAAGCCATACGGGATCGTTGCGCTGGATCGCTCGGACGGACAGATCAGCTGGGAGGTCACCTTCGACGAGAATCAGGGCCCTTCAGAAGATAATTTTCTTTGGTGGACACCCAAGTATGGGAAGGCAAGCGTCCCAAATGTGGCATATGGCGCCGTATACACGACGGTCAACGGCTCGCTGTATGCACTCGAGACCGATGATGGCACGGTTCGATGGCAAATCGAGCACGCAACGGAGGATCGGATCTTCGATACGACGCCGGCTGCAGCCAACGGATTGGTGTATGCATCAGCGGTCGGAGAGCTCCTCGCGCTCGATCCGACGACGGGTGAGATACAATGGAAACTAGACGAGGACTTTCAGGCGGAGGACAGTCTGAGTAGATCTGTCGAATCAGTGGCCGTCAGTTCAGCGACGTTCGCCTTGGATCGTCGTGTGGATCCAGTCGTCGGCCTCTACGACATCGAGACCCAAGAGGTGATCACGAGAGGAATCGACGGCGATCGAGTTGCTCATGGTGAAAACGTGTCCATCATCCGCCACTACAAGGGCGGGTTGACAGCGATTGATATAGAAAGCGGCGAAAAGCTGTGGAGGAATTCTAACGTGACGGCCCAACCGATCATCGTCGGGGATACCGTCTACACATATGAAAACGAAGAAATAATCGCCCTTTCGAAACACGATGGGACGAAACAGTGGACGTATACACCAGCTCTCCCGGACGACGACTCGAGGGATTTCCTCGACCTCGTCGTGAGCGGCGACATGATGTATCTGGTAGGAGACGGTGTAGTAGCAATGCGGGACATGTCGGACACCACTGGAAGCGAGAGTGGCGGTACCGGGAATGACGGTGCCGATGGTGCTGGCGACGGCACCGAATCTGGAGGGGCGGACACTGGCGACGGCACCGAATCTGAGAGTTCCGACACCCGAAACGGTACCGAGTCGGACGATTTCGAGTCTGAAACCCCTGCTGTCGACGATTCGAACGCCACTGAGACGAACGAGAGTACCGGGGGGACGAGCGACTCGAAGGCCGATTCGAGCGGGTCCGACGACGAAACGGAAAAGACACCCGGCTTCGGCGTCGTTGGCGGACTTGCCGGAACGGTCGGTGGCGCAGTACTCGCCGCCCGTCGCCTCGTCTCGAGTGACGACCTGCCGGAGTGA
- a CDS encoding PQQ-binding-like beta-propeller repeat protein: protein MSDYNRRDVLETSMGVALMAGGILSAGGAASVGATGTGSNSLPKTDKPAGWISANGSARNANYIADGPEFGANTFESVWEYDKARSRHPYLGGDRIAVADGTVYSGAATMDKSVIHREGMVALSTADGSVEWKNETAFGDPTVTEDTVYCVRAQSEAQLHALDRADGSHRWTVDIGNDRPIQSSPTVAHGAVYLISGETVYAFETDDGSLRWSRQSDELNVRSFWGTPAVANGLVFISSEQAFGFDPKTGDVAWELPYDGSAAPRVAASSTTLAVAGTNTTWLYDIETQEEIAAVPGSSSLALGTQVAVCMHENYEEHGLFAVDLETGDRLWEVPEGGVQPVIVGETVYFHDGSSGKLIAFDKYDGTTKWESKLDHGYIQPTLVVGTEMLYLLGGGRLTAYRNTSTTPDDGDEDDDQRRESESDANGSDGSGPDGGTNNDGESESTDGEDGDTAGDSDESSDTDTSGDTVSNDTDSAPGTELNGTDADESNGSSGDAEEPSNEPEDDSDKAESTPGFGIVGGLASTVGGAALAARRLIASDESVDRD from the coding sequence ATGTCGGACTACAACCGTCGCGATGTGCTCGAGACGAGCATGGGTGTGGCACTCATGGCTGGTGGGATTCTGTCGGCCGGCGGGGCTGCCAGTGTCGGTGCAACGGGTACCGGTTCGAACTCCCTCCCGAAGACGGACAAACCGGCGGGCTGGATCTCTGCTAACGGTAGCGCGCGAAACGCGAACTACATCGCTGATGGGCCCGAATTCGGTGCGAACACGTTCGAATCTGTCTGGGAATACGACAAGGCGAGAAGCAGGCATCCCTATTTAGGCGGCGATCGGATCGCCGTTGCGGATGGCACTGTGTATTCCGGTGCGGCGACGATGGACAAGAGTGTCATTCATCGCGAGGGCATGGTTGCTCTCAGCACCGCCGACGGGTCGGTCGAGTGGAAGAACGAAACGGCGTTTGGCGATCCCACTGTGACCGAAGACACAGTCTATTGTGTGAGAGCCCAATCAGAGGCCCAGCTCCATGCGCTCGATCGAGCGGACGGGAGTCACAGGTGGACCGTTGACATCGGGAACGACAGACCGATTCAGTCGTCCCCGACAGTGGCTCACGGTGCAGTCTATCTGATCAGCGGGGAGACGGTGTACGCATTCGAAACCGACGACGGCTCGCTCCGGTGGTCCCGACAGTCCGACGAGTTGAACGTTCGCAGTTTCTGGGGGACACCGGCTGTGGCCAACGGTCTCGTTTTCATCTCGTCGGAGCAAGCCTTCGGGTTCGATCCGAAGACGGGAGACGTCGCATGGGAACTACCGTACGATGGAAGTGCCGCTCCGAGAGTCGCTGCGAGTTCCACCACGCTCGCAGTTGCGGGAACGAACACGACCTGGCTGTACGACATCGAGACGCAAGAGGAGATCGCAGCCGTTCCCGGATCGTCTTCGTTGGCTCTCGGTACGCAAGTCGCCGTCTGTATGCACGAGAATTACGAGGAGCACGGACTGTTTGCGGTCGATCTCGAGACCGGCGACAGGCTATGGGAGGTGCCGGAAGGGGGTGTCCAACCCGTGATCGTCGGCGAGACCGTTTACTTCCACGACGGAAGTTCAGGGAAACTCATCGCTTTCGACAAGTACGATGGGACAACAAAGTGGGAGTCCAAACTCGATCATGGATACATCCAACCGACACTCGTCGTCGGCACCGAAATGCTCTATCTTCTGGGCGGTGGACGGCTGACGGCATATCGGAACACGTCTACGACCCCTGACGACGGCGACGAGGATGACGATCAGCGCCGCGAGTCCGAATCCGACGCTAACGGGTCCGACGGTAGTGGTCCCGACGGCGGTACCAACAACGACGGCGAATCTGAGAGCACTGATGGAGAGGATGGTGATACTGCTGGAGACAGCGACGAGTCATCCGATACAGACACCAGCGGTGATACCGTCTCGAACGACACTGATTCAGCTCCCGGTACCGAACTGAACGGAACTGACGCCGACGAAAGCAACGGCAGTTCCGGAGACGCCGAAGAACCATCGAACGAGCCTGAAGACGACTCCGACAAAGCGGAGTCAACACCCGGCTTCGGCATCGTCGGCGGACTCGCCAGCACCGTCGGTGGCGCGGCGCTCGCCGCTCGTCGCCTCATCGCCAGCGACGAATCGGTGGATCGTGACTGA
- a CDS encoding archaeosine biosynthesis radical SAM protein RaSEA — MSKPTPEVYEQGKGMDAHNQAMREIRSRKEASYDPHEPTRVWLDEDNTPDGVKKSLTIILNTGGCRWARAGGCTMCGYVAESVDGGSVPHDALMDQIDVCLEHEADNADELADLIKIYTSGSFLDEREVGAESRRAIADTFADRERMVVESLPDFVDREKIGDFARHGLDTDVAIGLETATDRVRHDCVNKYFDFADFEAACAEAAAADSESDAAAGIKAYLLLKPPFLTESESVEDMISSVERCAAVEGCHTVSMNPCNVQRYTMVDELYFNDGYRPPWLWSVTHVLEETADVDAIVVSDPVGHGSDRGPHNCGDCDDRVQKAIKDFDLRQDPAVFEQVSCECELTWETVRDRERSFNQPLTR; from the coding sequence ATGAGTAAACCCACGCCCGAAGTCTACGAGCAGGGCAAGGGCATGGACGCCCACAACCAGGCGATGCGTGAGATTCGCTCGCGCAAGGAGGCCAGTTACGATCCCCACGAGCCGACCCGCGTCTGGCTCGACGAGGACAATACCCCCGACGGCGTCAAGAAGAGCCTGACGATCATTCTCAACACCGGTGGCTGTCGCTGGGCACGCGCCGGCGGTTGTACCATGTGCGGCTACGTCGCCGAGAGCGTCGATGGCGGCTCCGTCCCTCACGACGCGCTCATGGACCAGATCGACGTCTGTCTCGAGCACGAAGCCGACAACGCAGACGAGCTAGCCGACCTGATCAAGATTTACACCTCCGGCTCGTTCCTCGACGAACGCGAGGTCGGCGCGGAAAGTCGCCGTGCGATCGCCGACACCTTCGCCGACCGCGAGCGCATGGTTGTCGAATCCCTTCCCGATTTCGTCGACCGAGAGAAAATTGGTGATTTCGCCCGGCACGGACTCGACACCGACGTCGCGATCGGCCTCGAGACGGCGACAGACCGCGTTCGCCACGACTGCGTGAACAAGTACTTCGATTTCGCGGACTTCGAGGCCGCCTGTGCGGAAGCCGCCGCCGCAGACTCGGAGAGCGACGCCGCGGCAGGGATCAAGGCCTACCTCCTGCTGAAGCCGCCCTTCCTCACCGAATCCGAATCCGTCGAGGACATGATTTCGTCGGTCGAACGGTGTGCAGCCGTCGAGGGCTGTCACACCGTCTCGATGAACCCGTGTAACGTCCAGCGCTACACGATGGTCGACGAACTCTACTTCAACGACGGCTACCGGCCGCCGTGGCTCTGGTCAGTTACCCACGTCCTCGAGGAGACGGCGGACGTCGACGCGATCGTTGTCTCGGATCCAGTTGGCCACGGCTCTGATCGAGGGCCCCACAACTGCGGGGACTGTGACGACCGCGTTCAGAAGGCGATCAAAGATTTCGACCTGCGGCAGGATCCGGCGGTCTTCGAGCAGGTTTCGTGCGAATGCGAACTGACCTGGGAGACCGTCAGAGATCGCGAACGGAGCTTCAATCAGCCGCTGACGCGATAA
- a CDS encoding PQQ-binding-like beta-propeller repeat protein: MSRCNRRGLLITGAGATIAGGVLTGGDSVSASSGERCEDSDGSEDPNALPETDRPAGWMSYRGNEANTSFFETGGEFDGDTLEVAWTADRGSDTVAVADDTIYIGTGDGIHARTVTDGSVKWESNDVCGSYPVVADETIYAGGDGEIVALDPSDGSRRWHRDLGAEFISAPTVAYGAIYVTVDGTLYALETDDGSSRWTRELYEWTDNTGSCDEPPFRTAAANELLYFAAIKMCFALDPMTGETVDRFGGDAAGNVRSVAANSNAIAIESTAFGETDITVYDSRTKEALFDRSGTHFALGDDIAVITGQSGAKAVDIESCETLHQWSGGGTRPVIVGETIYTYLSSDSGAETEPDSIVALDKTDGTEKWRFDMDRTDQTSQLAISEETIYLVGDETVMAIRETSHDGTTDDGTSDDDSGDGSKDSDGSDGSGDGSSDRGGSGGDSEDSDGTGGSGDDSKDSDGSGDSGTDSKESDGTGGNSNETEGSADDSGNDSGGGANQSGAPSETGSTGSFFGDVNPLGAITGLAVMAGGAALASRRLITNDNQGGDKRADDE, translated from the coding sequence ATGTCGAGATGCAACCGGCGCGGCCTCCTGATAACGGGGGCTGGGGCAACTATCGCTGGCGGGGTACTCACCGGCGGCGATAGTGTCAGCGCCAGCTCAGGAGAACGGTGCGAGGATTCCGATGGGAGCGAGGATCCGAACGCACTCCCCGAGACGGATCGGCCGGCTGGCTGGATGTCGTATCGTGGTAACGAGGCGAATACGTCTTTCTTCGAAACGGGCGGCGAGTTCGACGGCGACACCCTCGAGGTCGCATGGACGGCCGACAGGGGAAGTGATACGGTTGCGGTTGCAGACGACACCATCTATATCGGAACCGGTGACGGCATCCATGCTCGAACCGTCACCGACGGCTCGGTCAAATGGGAATCGAATGACGTATGCGGTTCGTATCCGGTCGTGGCCGATGAAACGATCTACGCCGGCGGAGACGGCGAAATCGTCGCTCTCGACCCGAGCGACGGGAGTAGACGATGGCACAGAGACCTCGGAGCCGAGTTCATCTCCGCGCCGACGGTCGCCTACGGTGCTATCTACGTAACTGTGGATGGAACGCTGTACGCCCTCGAGACTGACGACGGTTCGAGCCGGTGGACGCGGGAACTGTACGAATGGACGGACAACACGGGGTCGTGCGACGAACCCCCGTTCCGAACGGCGGCAGCCAACGAACTCCTCTATTTTGCGGCGATCAAGATGTGCTTCGCGCTCGATCCGATGACGGGTGAAACGGTGGATCGGTTCGGGGGTGACGCCGCAGGTAACGTGCGGTCGGTCGCGGCGAATTCGAACGCAATCGCGATCGAATCAACCGCGTTCGGCGAAACGGACATTACCGTCTACGACTCCCGGACGAAGGAAGCCCTGTTTGATCGCAGTGGAACTCATTTCGCGCTCGGAGACGATATCGCCGTTATCACCGGCCAGAGCGGCGCGAAAGCAGTGGATATCGAGAGTTGCGAGACCCTGCACCAATGGTCAGGGGGCGGAACACGGCCTGTGATCGTCGGCGAGACGATCTACACGTATTTATCGTCCGACTCCGGAGCCGAGACGGAACCCGACTCCATAGTCGCTCTCGACAAGACTGATGGGACGGAAAAGTGGCGGTTCGACATGGATCGCACGGATCAGACCAGTCAGCTCGCCATTAGCGAGGAAACGATCTATCTGGTCGGTGATGAGACCGTGATGGCGATTCGAGAGACGTCACACGACGGCACCACCGACGACGGTACCTCAGATGACGACTCCGGAGACGGTTCGAAAGACTCCGACGGGTCCGATGGTTCCGGAGACGGCTCGAGCGATAGGGGCGGCTCTGGCGGCGATTCAGAGGATTCCGACGGGACGGGCGGTTCCGGAGACGATTCGAAAGACTCTGACGGCTCTGGCGATTCCGGAACCGATTCGAAAGAATCCGACGGAACAGGCGGGAACTCGAACGAAACAGAGGGTTCGGCTGACGATTCCGGTAACGACTCGGGCGGTGGTGCGAACCAGTCCGGGGCGCCATCCGAAACGGGATCGACGGGAAGCTTCTTCGGCGATGTGAATCCACTCGGTGCCATCACCGGTCTCGCCGTTATGGCCGGTGGTGCGGCCCTTGCCTCGCGTCGACTCATCACTAACGATAACCAGGGGGGCGACAAACGAGCGGACGATGAGTGA